A region of the Primulina eburnea isolate SZY01 chromosome 7, ASM2296580v1, whole genome shotgun sequence genome:
atatcctcgggacatgccccggtatatagatacatatatatatatatactgggaacaagacataaacataaacctcatcCCAAGCTGTGactcccaccagaagtaccctctccggtctcctgatatcctggagtacctgccattgtccacacacaaagacaacaacagccccccttgggggtgagcaaagctccgtatggaacaaccaatcatatataccacagatatctaaacaatgatatatggtatgcaatgcatgtatgtcgtggaggtatcaggtcaaatgcccatccactgagcacatgtcagaatcaatcgaatcgctatcaaatcaaatcaatgctcgagctggcacaccggccgatatgggaatacacatatgacaacgtcgacgaagcgtcgtcaatcccacatctcatatccaatcatatggggccacaattgtctatgctttacgggtcatataataccggcatagcgattgtgttcacaaaccccggaatccaatcaaatcatatcagggtatccaaggatcatagctcaacgtgcatgtcatgtatcgatgtatgcataaaatgatgtgtgttaacaaaacatttattttgtacatcgctactcaaatctcaatgtcatgtatgccacatcaaatcatcaaataggcacatagacacgtattccaatccaatccaatcatatatcatataatacagatacctgtcgtatgttacccggtcgcaacatacctcaattcttcgtttcccgttgatgtagcctgaagatatttatattacactttatctacatcaattacatactcatttcaatcaataatatactccaaaatcattaatatgagtttcaaatatcatttgaaacttcaaaaattcatatcaaatcataatcatatcataattcaattccgacttcgaatataagtttattgtcggatattctactacatatcagaaattcaacttcaaatacataatattccagcaccttgatATTTAAACTGATAGAActggaagaaaattacctcagtcagaagccctcaacgcgcagataacaaatatataatttgtttcgcgtttagacagcgttttgAAGTCAAATCGGACGATAGAAAATCAATTTCTCTTTCTCTCTCTCGAAATTATTATGTTGCAAGTGAAGAAAACGAACAGAAAAAGAGTTCTTATCCTTCCaccgctctcgcgctcgggcggtagaattctcgcgcccgagcgcgagaagttcTGCCCCCGagtgtagtaacccgattcctaatttaagttaattatcggattaattatattttcggtgggatcggaaggaccgaacaagtgcggatcgtccgatgagttcggatcgtccgatgagttcggatcgtccgagccagtgtcggaccgtccgggacaggtggctggacacgtggaagggttctggacacgtggtaaggttcggatcatccgattggggttcggattgtccgagacaggtggctgtactcgtggaagtcatgcaaggatcggatcgtccgatcagagttcggaccgtccgaagtgtgccggatcggagcttccgaaatggttcggatcgtccgaacattagctataaatagaggcgcgaggcttcatttgtgactcgccaattcagagagttccatagcatttcagtcgtttctgtgagattctagtctttttccgaggttcgggcactagcggggagctgctggtcttgtagcggagctgtgctctagttgggagctagcggcatcagtgggctagcgacggacgaaggtttggaattgtatcagtattatctcaggattatctagttaagtctggtagataagttttagtgatggttttcacttgatgcataggcttggactagacctgttgtctggttattccagtggattaggattgctgtgatagaggtacgaaagtactatccgagatatcctggttgagtatacattcttatatgtgttgcatgattatgtggtgcattgatatatgtcatatgatgcatgctattatgtcacgtttattactgcacgttgcatttcatgttgagccgtatctccttcgagatagcctttattgttgagctgtatctctttcgagataagctatatatcttgtggggccgctcagccctgtcttgtcttgtggacgcatggacaccgagagtacacagtggtcgacgggtccggagggcttcggtgatccgggacattttaggtccacgtctgttcttgcagtggatgcagtgacccagaggtaggaccgcgcggcactatccacttggcgcctctagactgagcattttgagatcttttgtgattcctgtttcttgactaccctggtatcatatcatagcatgtgcatttcatataggtttgtatactcatgcttttgtactgggcgttcttatcgctcacgtcctcggttttgtttatcttggacaccccatttccacggggcaggcctcaggttggatggctcaggaggaggaggaggacgttgagtagccggtggagttatttattcagtactctttgattcgatatggttgtaccgtatactttcttttcattctgagttgttatggattttcgatggggttgtatatctatcatttgttgaccttttccgctattatctctgattgttattaattaagttaagttgcatgcttagttcttgattagtaggtgattctggaacgggtcactacaccgaGTGTCACTtgcaccgcgctcgagcggtcaaaatctaccgctcgggcgcggagggTTCTGCCTAAAACATGCAGAGTTccaccctggcgctcgggcggtcattttctaccgcccgggcgccacacgttctgtaccaatattttgtttttgtactTATTGGCGTCCGGCTTCTCAAATCAAATTCGTACAACACCAATTCATATACAATCTTCATTCTCTCAATTTCATTGTCACGagaaacatcaaatacataatcacatatcaaatccattaattatcgataatcatatcagattaacgataatacgatacacggtccttacaccaaaagtctaacttagatcgggatccctagattagaatgagagatgagtcgagtcttagatattgagactagagtttgatttacagatccgtattaatttatgtttcatagattacgattcatgttttatttacagactggtattgatacatgttgtttgattatgctacatgtgataagatataattcatgcttttgatgttaattcagttaactgcatgtatacattgtttatactaggatatttatatctcaccggagttatccggctgttgtcttgttttgtatgtgtgcatgacaacatgtggggcaggatcagggtccagaagatgaggagagatcgagattagagtggtgatcacggacttggatgtagataggttttattacttgactgtagtagttgaacctagttttaAATTAGATGCATATTATACagtatttgtattattatactagtttgtataatagattaattccattaccttccgtattttaaaagaaaaatttttagaccctgtttatcttaactgataattaaaccccaaagatgattaagaaaatgattagcgtccgggtccccacacataatTTTCCGACAATTTAAATATGATACATATTCAAAAATTTAGTATTAATTCCATGGTTTGACTAAGAGTTAGTTTGGTTGGAGAAACTAACatactataaatattttttttttaaaacaagaaCCTGCTTTTGCTTAAGTGAATTTTTaatacatgcaattcaaattaAAACATTACTGTATAAGCCATACAGTCATAGATGTTTCAAGTACTAATAGAGTGAAGCATACACATTGTGTATGAGTAATATAATATatgaataatataaattttactatgtccaatatattttactttttaaaatatttaatttacttatttatgtaaaaaaaattcgTGTTATCACTGTTTATCTGCGATGATGtgagtgtttttttttaaaaaaatattataaattaataaaatcattataaAAATGTTGCAAATTGAAAACGTTTATAAAACTAGTATATTCCGTCATTCACTGCATCGGAAATCACATTTTAACGTGATTCAATTGAATCCGTGGCAcccttgttatatatattttttattttttttaaataagtcTGAATCCGATGCGGTGAATTGCGGATTGTACAGTTTTGTAAAACTTTTCATTCTGCAACATTTttataatgattttttaaatttataatattttttaaaaaaagcctGAAAATTTGAATCGAgggcccaaaaaaaaaaaaaggggaaATACTACAGCCACTCCCATTGTTGTCATCTTATCCATCACTTCAGCCAGTCTTCCAATGAGACAGAGTGAGTATTTCAATTTCTTTGCCAATAATTTATATGAATCTTTGAAATGGACACAAACCACAtacatattaaaaataaaaatacagatATGAAACACAACCAAAGGAGACAACAATGGCTTATTTGCAAAATATTGAATTTTCTTGGAGAAGTGAATTAGGATGGATTAAGAAACACTCTTGCATGAGCTCGATTACTTTCGTCAGTGACATTTGGAAAATCCCAATTCGAATCACTAGTTTCACGAATCAAAGAACAAGATTCAAGAAACATGGAGCTGGGAAAGGGCATTGCTGTGCTATTTCTTCAGCTTCATCATCGGATCAGCAGCTAGATTTGAAGCTTCGTGCCAATGGATTGTACGAAAATGAGAAATCGCTGTCGGGTTATCTTGTTTCGGATTCGAATTGGCGAGTGAGGAGGATGGTTGAGACAGAAGAAGAAATGAAAAACGTTGCAAAAGTTCAGGCTGAAGCATTTCATGAGCCGGTGTTTCTGTTCGACGATTTATTCTTCGACTTCTTTAAGGTAATAACAATCAAGAACCTCAAACCAATCGCAGGTAGCTCCGTCAAGGCTCTCACCAAGCTCGAGTGTGATCATTTTGAGTCGAGCTTGATCGAGCTTTAGTGTATCTTTTGATTGTTAGCTTGAAATACATATATTGACAACTGACCTTATGACCATAGTTACGTTGATATACAGCAAAATTGGAGTCAGTCCAGTTGATGCTCGAGAAAATCAAACATGAATTTCTTGAAAAAAACACGTCAATCTCAGGCTCTCGAACTCTCTGGTCGATCGAGCTGAGTTTGTCGATTGTTATTTTCCGTTGAGCTAGAGTTAGTTTCTAGTATTTATGCATCATCAAGGACTTTATCAAGTCAAACTCCATAAGTTTAAGAATCATTTGACACGTGATAAACAGAGGAGAAAACCTCCGAAAATGGGTATTGTCCCAACAAGATGCAATGGCTGATGTTCGAAGTCTGCATTTTCCTGACATTATACATTCTAATTTATAACTGGGATTGTACTTGATAATTTGTTTTCAAGAATCATACAGGCAGAAGTGTTTTCAGGACTTCTGTACAAACTAAGGTACTCACCTCCAGACAGGTACTCGACGCAAACATTTTTGTATGATACATGTTCGAGTACAATTATATTTAACCAATGCAAATTCCCTAAACCAGCAAATTGGTGTGATAAACAGGTATGCTTGCTTGGTTGCAGAACCTGAAACCGATACGTTTGACACAACAAGGGAGGTTGTAGGGGTGGTTGATGTCACTGTCTTGAGGGAAGACTCTGTTCTTCAGCACATCTCAGGGGCAGAAGAGTATCTTTATGTGTCCGGAATAGCTGTTCTGAACCAGTTCAGGTTCAAGATTGTCCCTGGTTTTCGACATTTTTTTAAGATAAATTACATCAGCACACCTTAGATTAAGTGTAAACACAAAAAACACCATTGTTCAAAAACATTCGTGCGTTAATGATGATGcatctcaaatattttaaaacttatAACCGGGTGAACATAAATGGCACTTTGGTCAGTATGTCACATAGGTGGTCACTATCCAACATAGAGAGAAAATCTTGTGCTTCTGTATTTGTCCATTTTTAAGCTTCTCAATTGCTATAGCTTATCCGAGGTGCTTTAAAATGCTTTATAGGAGGCAGAAGGTGGCCACAACATTACTAAAAGCTTGCACCACACTCTCTGCCATCTGGGGTTTTAAGTATCTAGTTTTGAGGGCGTATGAAGATGACTACGGTGCTCAGGGGTTGTATTTGAGTGCGGGTTACAGAGTCGTTTCAGCAGATCCTCCGTGGATAACTTCTTGGATCGGAAGACGAAGGCGTGTCCTCATGGTTAAACAATGTGACATGTGATTATACAGTTATCCTTCTTGTGAAAAAAGATGTACATTTTTCTCCTAGTCATCAAAGATAACCACAACATGGAAATTGAATGCAAACTACAGTTCTCACCACAAACCCATGTAACAAGTATACCCTTGGAATGATGGATTCCCACTTGTCGCTACTTCTGGAGAAATTCTTCAAAGATTGTCTTAATTTCTCTTCTGGAGTGCACCGGCTAAACCTCGGTCGTGTGCAACGTGACTACTTACTCTGGAGGTCATGAAAGAGTTATTTTACATTATTGTAATAGTAATATATTTGTTCTGATCATTGCAAAATTAGTTTTTACGTTATGTAAAAAATTGAAACTATTAGAAAGGGACTAATCACCTTTTCCCAGCAACAATTGCACATGCAAACAATGATTTGGTCTCTTCCAAGATCCTTCAGTTCCGGCAACCTTAACAGTCACAACCGAATGTTGTTCAGTAACACAAGTCGTCAAGACTCAAGAGACCCTCCATTAGTATATTCATATCCTTCACCTTCGTCTTCAAAGAGGATGCCTTGAGCTTTACCTTTAGTTTGAGATATCCAATAAATAAGCTACCAATTGTAATTcaagagtatatatatatatctgtttgTTTCAATACAAACTGGACGCTCCACGGACAAGTCAGAACATTATAATGTAAAAGTATATTTCATCAAGCATTTATTTTAGATACGTGTTTGCTATGTCACTTTAAAGTTAGAGCGGAGCATGAATAGAATAAAAAATTACCATATTATAGAAAAGGCATGGTGGCAGCGATTGTGTATAGGATTAGGACTAAAACTTAAGATGGATTATGCGTATTAACATGTTTAGAACTTGTGAAGAAGTAAATAAGCATAACTAAATTAATATGGAATCACTAAGTGTTTTATTTTGAACAGAGCACGACGGATCCACATAACCGGCCTTAGTAGTGTAGGACTAAGGTTTGTTTGTTATTGCCTAAAACCAACTAAAATGCAAATAGAGAAAATTACAACGTTCATCTACAACCACTAGCAGTGTTAAAACATCCGTAGGATTAGCTTCACCAGTATGTTGAGTAACAGGAGCCACAAGAATGAAGGGATTGCCTTGTAGATACAGTTCCGGCAGTTACTAGGATGGTCAAAAGGGGAGAAAAGGCGGAGAGGGGAGTAGTAATGATTGAGCAAtgatgatatccggatgaaTCGGGTGAGCTGAGTGGAATCCACCAGATGATAATACAAATGTTTAGGGGAAATGAGTAAGGAAGAAGATATCTTATGATGAATATATTTCTCTGTGAGATGGCTTCTGCAACTATGACCTACGAACAAGAGAATGAACTCGAGAATGGACGCTGGAGGGGTGTCCGACGTAGTCACTCCGATGCTtatgtcagcaggtgaagaagaaggataaaAGCTGTATATGTGAGTGAATATACGTGAAATGTTTAAGAATTAAAAAATCCGGAATCCTTCAAATGAGAagtatacctgctatttataggaggaAATCCCATGATGACCTAGTTTTCAGTGTCCACCTACTAAGTATGGTAAGGCGGCTGCCCATACCCTGCTTCTGATGACTTCTTTGACATGTCAAACCCCTGTAGTTCTGACAACAATGATTGATAAGCACAAGATAGCCCATACTGATACACTCGAGTGAGGTGCGCTTCTCGAGATAGCCCGGGTAGAAAGTTCCCGAGAGCTTGCATGATAGCCCAGGCTCCTGATTTTTCGGGGAGAAAATGTCTCGGACGTCTCCCTGCCAGGCTGGTGAAGAAAGCATTCTGCACATTGACTCTGATTTGGGCTATCCATTTAGTAttccgggtcatggatgacccgggcACTTATGGAGGTATTACCATCCATCCCTTAAATAGTCGAGCTAGAGTcttactcgctgtcccgataaGTTGTGCTTGGACTCCAACAGAAAGATGATCAATCCTGGATATAAAAGCATCAGGGACTTCAAATATCCTAGAGATGGGATGAGGTGCCGGGAATTGTGGGTTCaattcccacagacggcgccaatgatgatATGCGAGTGAATCAGGTGAGCTTGGTGCAATCCACAGGATGATAATACAAATGTTTAGGGAAAATGAGTAGGGAAGAAGATATCTatgatgaagatatttatcTATGAGATGACTTCCGCAAAAATTACCTGCGAAAAAGAgaatgaactcgtgaatgggcacCGGAGGGATGTCCGACGTGATCACTCTAATGCTTAAGTCAGTAAGTGAAGAAGAATGACAAAAGCTGTATATGTAGGTGAATATACGTGAAATGCTTAAGAATTCcaaaaatctagaatccttTAAATGAGAAGTATACTTGTTATTTATAGGAAGAAATCTCATGATTACCTAGTTTTCGGTGTCCACCTGCTAAGTATGGTAAGGCGGTTGCCCATACCCTGCTTCTGATGACTTCTTTGACATGCCAAACCCATGTAGTTCTGACAACAATGATTCTTAAGCACAAGGTAGCCCATACTGATACACTCGAGTGAGGTACGCTTCTCGAGATATCTCGGGTAGAAAGTTCCCGAGAGCTTGCATGATAGCCCGGGCTCCTGATTGCTCGGGGAGAAAATGTCTCAAGCGTCTCCATGCCCGGCTGGTGAAGAAAGCATTCTGCACATTGACTCTGATTTGGGCTATCCATTTAGTAGGGCTATCCATTTAGTATCCTGAGTCATCCATGACTCGGGCTCTTAtaggggtatcaccacccatccattaaatagtcgggctagagtcttaCTCGCTGTCCCAATCAGTCGTGCTTGGACACCAACAGAAAGATGATCAATATTGGCTATAAAAGCATCGGGGGCTTCAAATATCCCACAAATGGGATGAGGTGCCGGGAATCGTGGGTTCaattcccacagacggcgccaataaTGATATCCGAGTGAATCAGGTGAGCTTGGTGCAATCCACAGGATGATAATACAAATGTTTAGGGAAAATGAGTAGGGAAGAAGATATCTatgatgaagatatttatcTATGAGATGACTTCTGGAAAAAATGACCTGCGAAAAAGAgaatgaactcgtgaatgggcgtcggaggggtgtccgacgtGACCACTCTGATGCTTAAGTCAGTAGGCGAAGAAGAAGGACAAAAGCTATATATGTAGGTGAATATACGTGAAATGCTTAAGAATTCCGAAAATCTAGAATCCTTTAAATGAGAAGTATACTTGTTATTTATAGGAAGAAATCTCATGATTACCTAGTTTTCGGTGTCCACCTGCTAAGTATGGTAAGGCGGTTGCCCATACCCTGCTTCTGATGACTTCTTTGACATGCCAAACCCATGTAGTTCTGACAACAATGAATGTTAAGCACAAGGTAGCCCATACTGATACACTCGAGTGATGTACGCTTCTCGAGATATCTCGGGTAGAAAGTTCCCGAGAGCTTGCATGATAGCCCGGGCTCCTGATTGCTCGGGTAGAAAATGTTTCGGGCGTCTCCATGCTCGGCTGCTGAAGAAAGCATTCTGCATATTGACTCTAATTTGGGCTATCCATTTAGTATCCCGAGTGATCCATGACTTGGACTCTTATGGGGGGTATCACCACCAATCcattaaatagtcgggctagagtcttaCTCGTTGTCCCGATCAGTCGTGCTTGGACACCAACAGAAAGATGACCAATCTTGGCTATAAAAGCATTGGGGGCTTCAAATATCCCAAAGATGGGATGAGGTGCCGGGAATTGTGGGTTCAATTCTCACAGACGACGCCAATGATGATATCCGAGTGAATCAGGTGAGCTTGGTGCAATCCACAAGATGATAATACAAATGTTTAGGGAAAATGAGT
Encoded here:
- the LOC140837388 gene encoding GCN5-related N-acetyltransferase 10, chloroplastic, yielding MAYLQNIEFSWRSELGWIKKHSCMSSITFVSDIWKIPIRITSFTNQRTRFKKHGAGKGHCCAISSASSSDQQLDLKLRANGLYENEKSLSGYLVSDSNWRVRRMVETEEEMKNVAKVQAEAFHEPVFLFDDLFFDFFKAEVFSGLLYKLRYSPPDRYACLVAEPETDTFDTTREVVGVVDVTVLREDSVLQHISGAEEYLYVSGIAVLNQFRRQKVATTLLKACTTLSAIWGFKYLVLRAYEDDYGAQGLYLSAGYRVVSADPPWITSWIGRRRRVLMVKQCDM